The Malus domestica chromosome 10, GDT2T_hap1 genome contains a region encoding:
- the LOC103412389 gene encoding SH3 domain-containing protein 3-like, which translates to MDAIRKQASKLREQVAKQQQAVIKQFGGTGYESSDVMVIDEVEMQRHQQLEKLYRSTRAGKDFQKEVVKAAEAFTAIGYKHIEAGTKLSEDCSRYGAENPSDKILAKGASIYGDARKHVEKEQEDLNKLLSSQILDPLRAMIAGAPLEDARHLAQRYSRMRQEAETQAVEVSRRQARVRELPNPDNVAKLQAAEAKMKELKANMAVLGIEASAALAAVEAQQQRLTFQRLVALVEGEKNYHLRVAAILGEVEAELVSEKQRKESAPPVIPQENGSEKTMYFLAEATHSFSAASEKELSLSVGDYVVVRKVSPSGWSEGECKGKGGWFPTAYVEKRQRIPSSDLGGEDY; encoded by the exons GCTGTGATAAAGCAGTTCGGTGGGACTGGTTATGAAAGCTCAGATGTGATGGTAATAGATGAGGTTGAGATGCAGAGGCATCAGCAGCTAGAGAAACTGTACAGGTCCACTCGCGCAGGAAAG GATTTTCAGAAAGAAGTTGTTAAAGCAGCAGAAGCGTTCACAGCCATAGGTTATAAGCATATTGAAGCAG GAACCAAGTTGTCCGAGGATTGTAGCAGATATGGTGCAGAAAACCCCAGTGACAAGATTTTAGCTAAGGGTGCATCTATATATGGTGATGCTCGTAAGCATGTAGAAAAGGAACAAGAAGATTTGAATAAGCTGTTATCTTCGCAG ATTTTAGATCCGTTAAGAGCAATGATAGCTGGTGCACCTTTGGAAGATGCTCGTCATCTTGCTCAACGTTATAGTCGAATGAGACAGGAAGCAGAGACACAG GCGGTAGAAGTGTCCAGAAGACAAGCACGAGTAAGAGAACTTCCAAATCCTGATAATGTTGCAAAGCTGCAGGCAGCGGAAGCAAAGATGAAAGAATTGAAAGCAAACATGGCAGTTCTGGGTATAGAAGCTTCAGCTGCATTGGCTGCTGTGGAAGCACAGCAGCAAAGACTAACTTTCCAGAGGCTTGTTGCACTG GTTGAAGGAGAAAAGAATTATCATCTGAGAGTGGCTGCCATACTTGGTGAGGTTGAAGCGGAG TTGGTCTCAGAGAAACAACGGAAAGAGTCTGCTCCTCCTGTGATTCCACAAGAGAACGGCTCAGAGAAAACAATGTACTTCTTGGCTGAA GCAACACATTCTTTCAGTGCTGCATCGGAGAAGGAACTAAGCTTGTCAGTTGGTGACTATGTTGTTGTGCGAAAG GTGAGTCCATCAGGATGGTCGGAAGGAGAGTGCAAGGGAAAAGGAGGATGGTTTCCGACAGCCTACGTGGAGAAACGCCAGCGGATTCCATCCAGCGATCTCGGGGGTGAAGATTACTGA